A genomic region of Arachis stenosperma cultivar V10309 chromosome 9, arast.V10309.gnm1.PFL2, whole genome shotgun sequence contains the following coding sequences:
- the LOC130949126 gene encoding uncharacterized protein LOC130949126 yields the protein MHRRQRRGRPEVTSSSNSRRRRAVAVGCGDGHTGGDDVQIFDGGGVSCGGWCGCETASTVSWVRWRWLNGSLSLSHTLCLRLSALRWSFSWAKGNGDIEACRKVPAVVRHQFNQNIEDLRTKKRKTQEEYAESYNVCDEVEREFDEIERNEMRQQQKSRLPTPSSRKEKQLKVLQSFFPSTVALGAQPTIKSVLQSKEIVEKCDIAIARWMMDTSALLNAVNSAYYQSMIDVIANMGAGYKGPNYGRVRGYLLSKLVEDVKKMIEDYRTVLLKSVDASHVSKTAEALFKLLRDVVLFVGLENVVHVVMDNAANYVDAGRLLESEFPRLYWSPCAAHCVNMMLQDIGKLEKVSEIVSQASMITNILAQKDALRAMVTSREWTSSAYSKEAKAKKFVDQVLDSKFWNQCTDIVKLTEPLVRVLRIVDNEDRAVMGFLYQAIYKAREEMLKRFQKKKEEFEKHKQTTFGLLNVFERYAYGDADLNSKLTSEMRIFKNAVGDFGR from the exons ATGCACCGCCGACAGAGAAGAGGGAGACCGGAGGTGACGAGCAGTAGCAATAGCAGGAGGCGACGAGCAGTAGCAGTAGGCTGTGGCGATGGACACACAGGAGGCGACGACGTTCAAATCTTCGATGGGGGTGGCGTTAGCTGTGGTGGGTGGTGCGGTTGCGAGACTGCAAGCACGGTGAGCTGGGTGAGGTGGCGCTGGCTGAACGGGTCTCTCTCACTCTCTCACACTCTTTGTCTTAGACTCTCAGCTCTCAGGTGGTCTTTCTCATGGGCAAAAGGGAATGG AGATATTGAGGCATGTCGAAAGGTGCCAGCTGTGGTGAGACACCAATTTAATCAAAACATTGAAGATCTTCGaaccaagaaaaggaaaactcAAGAAGAATATGCAGAAAGTTATAATGTTTGTGATGAAGTTGAAAGAGAATTTGATGAGATTGAACGTAATGAGATGCGACAACAACAAAAATCAAGACTTCCAACACCTAGctctagaaaagaaaaacaactcAAGGTATTACAATCTTTTTTTCCATCGACAGTAGCACTTGGAGCTCAACCAACTATCAAAAGTGTTCTCCAAAGCAAAGAAATTGTGGAGAAGTGTGATATTGCCATTGCAAGATGGATGATGGATACCTCTGCGCTGTTAAATGCAGTTAATTCAGCTTATTATCAGTCGATGATCGATGTTATTGCAAACATGGGTGCAGGGTATAAAGGGCCAAATTATGGAAGAGTTCGTGGATATTTGCTGAGTAAATTGGTTGAAGATGTAAAGAAGATGATTGAAGATTATC GAACTGTTTTGCTAAAGTCAGTTGATGCTTCTCATGTCTCGAAAACTGCTGAAGCTTTGTTTAAGTTGCTTAGGGATGTTGTGTTATTTGTTGGTCTTGAGAATGTTGTACATGTAGTGATGGATAATGCTGCAAATTACGTTGATGCTGGAAGGTTGTTGGAATCGGAGTTTCCTAGATTGTATTGGTCTCCTTGTGCAGCACATTGTGTTAATATGATGTTGCAGGATATTGGGAAGTTAGAGAAAGTGAGTGAAATTGTATCACAAGCTTCAATGATTACAAA TATTTTAGCTCAAAAGGATGCATTGAGAGCTATGGTGACATCTAGAGAATGGACAAGCTCAGCTTACTCTAAAGAAGCCAAAGCTAAAAAGTTTGTGGATCAAGTCTTAGATTCTAAATTTTGGAATCAATGCACTGATATTGTTAAGCTTACTGAGCCACTTGTTCGTGTATTGCGTATTGTGGATAATGAAGATAGAGCTGTAATGGGTTTCCTTTATCAAGCTATTTATAAGGCTAGGGAAGAGATGCTGAAGAGGtttcaaaaaaagaaagagg AATTTGAAAAGCACAAGCAAACAACTTTTGGCCTACTAAATGTCTTTGAGAGATATGCTTACGGTGATGCAGATTTGAATTCTAAATTGACAAGTGAGATGAGAATCTTTAAGAATGCTGTTGGAGACTTTGGAAGATAG